One Mus musculus strain C57BL/6J chromosome Y, GRCm38.p6 C57BL/6J DNA segment encodes these proteins:
- the Gm21843 gene encoding Y-linked testis-specific protein 1-like, whose translation MISLKKKSRRKPSSQALGNIVGCRISHGWKEGNEPVTHWKAIILGQLPTNPSLYLVKYDGIDSVYGQELHSDERILNIKVLPHKVVFPQVRDVHLARALVGRKVQHKFEGKDGSEDNWSGMVLAQVPFLQDYFYISYKNDPVLYVYQLLDDYKEGNLHIIPETPLAEARSGDENDFLIGTWVQYTRDDGSKKFGKVVYKDLANPTVYFIKFLGDLHIYVYTLVSNIT comes from the coding sequence atgatatcactcaagaagaagagtaggaggaagccttcttcccaggccctggggaatattgttggctgcagaatttctcacgggtggaaggaaggtaatgagcctgtcacccattggaaggccatcattctagggcaactgccaacaaacccttctctttatttggtgaagtacgacggaattgacagtgtctacggacaggagctccacagcgatgagaggattttaaatattaaggtcttgcctcacaaagtagtttttcctcaggtgagggatgtccacctcgccagagccctggttggcagaaaggtacaacacaaatttgaggggaaagatggctctgaggacaactggagtgggatggtgctagcccaggtgccattcttacaggactatttttacatttcctacaagaatgaTCCAGTCCTCTAcgtttatcagctcctggatgactacaaggaaggtaacctccacatcattccagagacccctctggctgaggcgagatcaggtgatgaaaatgacttcttaataggtacctgggtgcagtacaccagagatgatggatccaaaaagttcggaaaggttgtttacaaagatctagccaatcctaccgtgtactttatcaaatttcttggtgacctacatatctatgtctatactctggtgtcaaatatcacttaa